The nucleotide window ACGCGCCGCCTTCCAGGCCTTGCTCGACGTCGGCCTGGTGGATTCCTACCGCCTCTTCGCGCAACCGGAAAAGACGTACAGCTGGTGGGATTACCGGATGCTGCGTTTCCAGAAGAACCAAGGCTTGCGGATCGACCATATCCTGCTGTCCGCCCCGCTGGCGGCGCGCTGTACCGGCTGCACGATCGACCGCACGCCGCGCAAGTGGAAACAGCCGTCCGATCACACGCCGGTGATCGCCACGCTGGCTTAGGTTCGGGCTCAGGCGTCCGGCCCGAGCCGCTCCAGCATGTTCGCGGCATTGGCGCGCGGCACCGGCGGCGAGAACAGGTAACCTTGGGCGAACTGGCAGCCCTGCTCCTGCAGCAGGGAATAATGCCCTTCCGTCTCGACGCCTTCGGCCACCACCGACAGCTGCAGGCTGTCCGACAGCGCGACGATCGCGGCCACGATGGCCCGGTCTTCCGCGCTCTTTTCCAGGTCCTTGATGAAGGCCCGGTCGATCTTGATCTTCTTGACGGGGAAGCGCTTCAGGTAGGCCAGGCTCGAGTAGCCCGTGCCGAAATCATCGATCGACAGGCGGATGCCCATCGCGTTGATCTGGCCGAGAATATCCAGCGTCTGCTCGCCGTGCTGCATCAGCGCGGTTTCGGTGATCTCGAATTCCAGCAATGCCGGGTCGATGCCGGTGTCGTCGAGGATGCGCCGGATCGCCGGCACCAGCCCGCGGTGCATGAACTGGCGTGGCGACAGGTTCACGGCCAGCGGCACCGGCTGCAGGCCCTGCCGCTTCCACTCCATGCTTTGCTCGCAGGCGCGGCGGATCACCCATTCGCCGACGGGGACGATCAGGCCGTTCTCTTCCAGGATCGGGATGAACTTGTCCGGCCCCACCAGGCCGGTGCCCGGCCGCTGCCAGCGCAGCAGCACTTCGAGCGAATGCAGGCGCCGCGTGCCGGTGTCGATGATCGGCTGGAAGTGCAGCTCGAACTGGCTCTGCGCCAGCGCCACGCGCAGGCTGCTCTCCAGCTCGAAATGCGCGGCGGAGGCATTCATCTTCTGCGTGAAGAACTGGTACGTGTTGCGGCCGGCCGCCTTGGCGTGGTACATCGCCGCATCGGCATGGCGCATCAGCGTTTCCACGTCCTGCCCGTCGTCCGGGCAGACGCAGATGCCGATCGACGGCGTGACATGAAGCGTGTGCCCGTCGATCGGGAATGGCAGCGCCAGCGCGTCGATGATCTTCTCGGCCACGTTGGCCGCTTCCTCGCTGTCGCGGATGTGCGGCGCCAGCACCACGAATTCGTCGCCGCCCAGCCGCGCCACCGTGTCGCTGGCCCGCACCGCCCGGCACAGGCGCCCCGCCACTTCCTTGAGCAGCGCATCGCCGGTCACGTGGCCCAGCGAATCGTTGATCGTCTTGAAGCGGTCCAGGTCGAGGAACATCACCGCCAGCAGCCGTTCGGTGCGCTGGGCATTGAGCACGGCCCGCTCGATGCGGTCGGTCAGCAGCGCCCGGTTCGGCAAGCCGGTCAGGCTGTCATGGTAAGCCATGTGGTGGACCCGCGCTTCGGCCTGGCGGCGCTCGACGATCTCGCCCTGCAGCATCGCGTTGGCGCCCGCCAGCTCGGCGGTACGCTCCAGCACGCGGATTTCCAGGTCGTCGCGCGCGCGGCGCACCGAGTCCGCCGCCTGGCGCAGCGATTCCTCGGCGGCCTTGTGTTCGGTGCGGTCCTCGGCGATCCAGATGGTGCCCTGCGCCGGCGACTCGGCGTTCACCACATAGGCGATCAGCTGGGCCCAGAACGTGGTGCCGTCCTTGCGCCGCAACTCGATCTCGGTCTGGAACGGCCGGGCTGCCGCCAGCAGCGGGCCGGCCTGCGCACTGAGCGCCTCATAGGCGGCCAGCGACGGATACAGCGCATCGCAGGCCATCCCGATCGCCTCGTCGGCGCCATAGCGGAACATCTCTGAAAAACCGCGGTTGTGGCGGGTGATGGTGCGCTGGCGCGTGAAGAGGATGCTGATCGAGGCGTTGTTCATCAGCGCCTCGGTTTCCATCTGGTTCTGCCGCGACTGCGTCACGTCCTCCAGGATCCAGATCGTGCCGCCATCGTTGTGTTCCTCGTCCACGGCCTTGGCGCGCACGCGGCACCAGAACAGCGAGCCATCCTTGCGCTGGAACTGGAACTCCTTCTTCTCGAACGGCAGGCCACTGGCCAGCACCGGGCCAGCCTCGCCACCGAACTCGCGGTACACCTGTTCCGAAGGAAAAACGTCGCCCGAATGCATGCCGATCATCTCGTCCGGCGCATAGCCGAACATGGCGGCAATGCGCGGGTTGCAGCTCAACATGCGCTGGTTCTTCGTAAACAGGATGCCGACCGATGCGTTGTCGAGGATCGCCTTCTGCTCCAGCAGGATCTTGCGGGTGGCTTCGCTGGCGGCGCGCTGCTCGCTGATGTCCTCGACGATCCACACCATGCCGGCCTGCTCGTCGGACGGATCGACCGCGCGGCCGTGGGCGCGGCACCAGAACAGCGCGCCGTCGCCCCGCTTCATCGGCGTTTCCAGCGTGACCGAGCGCCCCTGGTGCAGCACCGGCATCCACTGCCGGCGCAAGCGGTCGAAGTGCTCCATGTCCGGGTACAGCTGGCGGCTCGCCAGGCCTTCCATGTCGTGGCGCGCATAGCCGAACATCTCGGCCGCGCGCATATTGCATTCGTGGACGTGATCGAGCTTGCTGAAGATGATGCCGACGGCGGCGTTCTCGAGGATCGCGCGCTGTTCCAGCAGGGCCTTGCGCAATGCGCGCTGGTCGCGCTGGACCGCGCCGATGTCATGGAACAGGATCGTGCCACCGCGCCGCGCCGACGCGGCAGGGAAAGGCTTGACGGTGACTTGCACGGCCACGTACCGGCCGCCGGCGGCGGCCAGGCAGCTGTCCCACGCCGCGGTGTCGCCACCGGCCAGCGCCGCTGCCAGCGCCGCGCCACTCTCCGCGCGCACATGCCGCGCGAACAGGTCCGCCATTGGCAGCCCGCGCGGATCATGCGCCAGCAGCACATCGAATTCCGTGTTCGATGCCACCACGGCGCCGTCGCCATCGCATGCGCAGGCAGGCATGCCGATCAGCTGCAAGGCATCGGCGATGGGGTCGGCTATCGGAGCGACAATGGTGAGGGCATCGTTCATGGCATTATTACACGCAATAATAGCTGCATCGAGGCAACTCAACGGCAAATCATAAACCAGCCGTCCTGCAATAGCCATGCACAATGCACGAAGCCCGGCGGCGCCGGGCTTCGATACAACAGATGGTTACAGGAATGGT belongs to Pseudoduganella albidiflava and includes:
- a CDS encoding bifunctional diguanylate cyclase/phosphodiesterase, with amino-acid sequence MNDALTIVAPIADPIADALQLIGMPACACDGDGAVVASNTEFDVLLAHDPRGLPMADLFARHVRAESGAALAAALAGGDTAAWDSCLAAAGGRYVAVQVTVKPFPAASARRGGTILFHDIGAVQRDQRALRKALLEQRAILENAAVGIIFSKLDHVHECNMRAAEMFGYARHDMEGLASRQLYPDMEHFDRLRRQWMPVLHQGRSVTLETPMKRGDGALFWCRAHGRAVDPSDEQAGMVWIVEDISEQRAASEATRKILLEQKAILDNASVGILFTKNQRMLSCNPRIAAMFGYAPDEMIGMHSGDVFPSEQVYREFGGEAGPVLASGLPFEKKEFQFQRKDGSLFWCRVRAKAVDEEHNDGGTIWILEDVTQSRQNQMETEALMNNASISILFTRQRTITRHNRGFSEMFRYGADEAIGMACDALYPSLAAYEALSAQAGPLLAAARPFQTEIELRRKDGTTFWAQLIAYVVNAESPAQGTIWIAEDRTEHKAAEESLRQAADSVRRARDDLEIRVLERTAELAGANAMLQGEIVERRQAEARVHHMAYHDSLTGLPNRALLTDRIERAVLNAQRTERLLAVMFLDLDRFKTINDSLGHVTGDALLKEVAGRLCRAVRASDTVARLGGDEFVVLAPHIRDSEEAANVAEKIIDALALPFPIDGHTLHVTPSIGICVCPDDGQDVETLMRHADAAMYHAKAAGRNTYQFFTQKMNASAAHFELESSLRVALAQSQFELHFQPIIDTGTRRLHSLEVLLRWQRPGTGLVGPDKFIPILEENGLIVPVGEWVIRRACEQSMEWKRQGLQPVPLAVNLSPRQFMHRGLVPAIRRILDDTGIDPALLEFEITETALMQHGEQTLDILGQINAMGIRLSIDDFGTGYSSLAYLKRFPVKKIKIDRAFIKDLEKSAEDRAIVAAIVALSDSLQLSVVAEGVETEGHYSLLQEQGCQFAQGYLFSPPVPRANAANMLERLGPDA